Proteins encoded in a region of the Pseudomonas sp. PDNC002 genome:
- a CDS encoding tRNA-binding protein: MSADTIEWRDFERVELRVGTIVQAEPNVKARKPAYILQVDLGPLGIKTSSAQITAHYEANELIGRQVLCVCNFEPKSIAGVRSEVLVTGAYDSDDKVVLAGFDKALPNGARLA, from the coding sequence ATGTCGGCAGACACCATCGAGTGGCGGGATTTCGAGCGCGTCGAACTGCGCGTGGGCACCATCGTCCAGGCCGAACCCAACGTAAAGGCACGCAAGCCCGCCTACATCCTCCAGGTCGACCTCGGCCCGCTGGGGATCAAGACCTCCAGCGCCCAGATCACCGCGCACTATGAAGCCAACGAGCTGATCGGCCGCCAGGTGCTCTGTGTGTGCAACTTCGAACCCAAATCCATCGCCGGCGTGCGCTCGGAGGTGCTGGTCACCGGCGCCTATGACAGCGACGACAAGGTGGTGCTGGCCGGTTTCGACAAAGCGCTGCCCAATGGCGCGCGGCTGGCCTGA
- a CDS encoding DMT family transporter produces the protein MNRITQLTPRGALIGLHIGALMFGLSGIFGKLILAGPLIIVFGRALFGSLSLAAVFAGHLRQQQRPTLKQAAMLVGGGVLLCTHWLTFFLAVKVGNVAVATLGFASFPAFTVLLEGLLFRERIRKGEYLVVALVCIGLVMVTPTLDLRDGATAGLLWGTLSGLLFALLSLANRVSVRGIDPIQAALCQNLTIIACLLPLVLFKLPSIRGLDWLWLVALGVLCTGVAHSLFVASLRLIKARTAAVIFALEPVYGIAFAAVLFGEEPSVRMLAGGALIIFATFLSARGSH, from the coding sequence ATGAATCGCATTACCCAGCTCACGCCCCGCGGCGCCCTGATCGGCCTGCACATCGGTGCCCTGATGTTCGGGCTGTCCGGCATCTTCGGCAAACTCATCCTCGCCGGCCCCCTGATCATCGTCTTTGGCCGTGCGCTGTTCGGCTCGCTATCGCTGGCCGCGGTGTTTGCCGGGCATCTACGCCAGCAGCAGCGCCCCACGCTGAAACAGGCGGCCATGCTGGTGGGCGGCGGCGTACTGCTGTGCACCCACTGGCTGACGTTCTTCCTCGCAGTGAAAGTCGGCAACGTGGCGGTCGCCACCCTCGGCTTCGCCAGCTTCCCGGCCTTCACCGTGTTGCTGGAAGGACTGTTGTTCCGCGAACGCATCCGCAAGGGCGAATACCTGGTGGTAGCGCTGGTGTGCATCGGCCTGGTGATGGTCACGCCGACCCTGGACCTGCGCGACGGCGCCACCGCCGGCCTGCTCTGGGGCACTCTTTCCGGACTGCTGTTCGCCCTGCTGTCGCTGGCCAACCGGGTCAGCGTGCGCGGCATCGATCCGATCCAGGCGGCGCTGTGCCAGAACCTGACGATCATCGCCTGCCTGCTGCCGCTGGTGCTCTTCAAGCTGCCCTCGATCCGCGGCCTGGACTGGTTGTGGCTGGTGGCGCTGGGCGTGCTCTGTACCGGTGTCGCCCACAGCCTGTTCGTCGCCAGCCTGCGGCTGATCAAGGCGCGCACGGCGGCGGTGATCTTCGCCCTGGAACCGGTCTACGGGATCGCCTTCGCCGCCGTGCTGTTCGGCGAGGAACCGAGTGTGCGGATGCTGGCAGGCGGCGCGCTGATCATCTTCGCGACCTTCCTCAGCGCACGCGGCTCGCACTAG
- the rfaD gene encoding ADP-glyceromanno-heptose 6-epimerase yields MSIIVTGAAGFIGSNLVKALNARDETDIIAVDDLTDGDKFANLADCDISDYLDKRDFIARYARGDFGVVRALLHQGACSSTMERDGRYMMDNNYRYSCELLDASLSLGVPFLYASSAAVYGGGQEFREMRSCERPLNVYGYSKFLFDQRVRKVLPAARSQVAGFRYFNVYGPREQHKGRMASVAFHCFNQFRETGKVKLFGEYGDYPAGGHLRDFVSVEDVAKVNLYFLDNPERSGIFNLGSGRAQPFNDVALAVINTLRAQQDQQPLTLDAAIRAGLLEYTEFPDELRGKYQCYTCADIAFLREAGYRTPMMGVEEGVERYCRWLLQQD; encoded by the coding sequence ATGAGCATCATTGTCACTGGCGCCGCCGGCTTCATCGGCAGCAACCTCGTCAAGGCGCTGAACGCGCGCGACGAGACAGACATCATTGCGGTCGACGATCTGACCGATGGCGACAAGTTCGCCAATCTTGCCGACTGCGACATCAGCGATTACCTCGACAAGCGCGATTTCATTGCGCGTTATGCCCGCGGCGACTTCGGCGTGGTGCGCGCGCTGCTCCACCAGGGCGCCTGCTCCAGCACCATGGAGCGCGACGGGCGCTACATGATGGACAACAACTACCGCTACAGCTGCGAGTTGCTGGACGCCAGTCTGTCGCTGGGCGTGCCGTTCCTCTACGCCTCGTCGGCGGCGGTCTATGGTGGCGGCCAGGAGTTTCGCGAGATGCGCTCCTGCGAGCGGCCGCTGAACGTCTACGGCTATTCGAAATTCCTCTTCGACCAGCGGGTGCGCAAGGTGCTGCCTGCAGCACGCAGCCAGGTCGCCGGCTTCCGCTACTTCAACGTCTACGGTCCGCGGGAGCAGCACAAGGGACGCATGGCCTCGGTGGCCTTCCACTGCTTCAATCAGTTCCGCGAGACGGGCAAGGTGAAACTCTTCGGCGAGTACGGCGACTACCCGGCCGGTGGGCACCTGCGCGATTTCGTGTCAGTGGAGGATGTCGCGAAGGTCAACCTGTACTTCCTCGACAACCCCGAGCGCAGCGGCATCTTCAACCTCGGCAGCGGCCGCGCCCAGCCGTTCAACGACGTGGCGCTGGCGGTGATCAATACCCTGCGCGCGCAACAGGACCAGCAACCGCTGACCCTGGACGCGGCGATCCGCGCCGGCTTGCTGGAATACACCGAGTTCCCGGACGAGCTGCGTGGCAAGTACCAGTGCTACACCTGCGCCGACATCGCTTTCCTGCGCGAGGCGGGTTACCGCACGCCGATGATGGGCGTGGAAGAGGGCGTGGAGCGCTACTGCCGCTGGTTGCTGCAACAGGACTGA
- a CDS encoding SelT/SelW/SelH family protein, whose amino-acid sequence MSEAKAEIVITYCTQCQWLLRAAWLAQELLSTFGDDLGKVSLVPGTGGVFQITCDGEQIWERKADGGFPEAKVLKQRVRDRIDPQRDLGHNDRS is encoded by the coding sequence ATGTCCGAAGCCAAAGCCGAAATCGTCATCACCTATTGCACCCAGTGCCAGTGGCTGCTGCGCGCCGCCTGGCTGGCCCAGGAACTGCTGAGCACCTTTGGCGACGACCTGGGCAAGGTCAGCCTGGTGCCGGGCACCGGGGGAGTCTTCCAGATCACCTGCGATGGCGAGCAGATCTGGGAGCGCAAGGCCGACGGCGGTTTCCCCGAGGCCAAGGTGCTCAAGCAGCGGGTCCGCGACCGCATCGATCCGCAACGCGACCTGGGGCACAACGACCGTAGCTGA
- a CDS encoding patatin-like phospholipase family protein has product MRRLLFALLLLLPLGTLAANTPPKIGLVLSGGAARGLAHIGVLKALDEQGIHVDAIAGTSMGAVIGGLYAAGYTPAELEQLALGLDWKEALSDSPPRVDVPFRRKQDDRDFLVKQKLSFRDDGTLGLPLGAIQGQNLSMLLESLLVHTSDTRDFDQLAIPFRAVATDISTGEKVVFSKGHLPQAIRASMSIPAVFAPVEVNGKLLVDGGMIDNIPVDVARQMGVDVVIVVDIGNPLLDRKQLTTVVDMLNQSVTLMTRKNSEAQLATLKSSDILVQPPLSGYSSTDFGRVSQLIDAGYRATSILAPRLTTLRKPADSQTVALGEARTLGERQPVIDRIEVENNSKVSDDVILHYIRQPLGERLDLERLQRDMSTLYGLDYFDQVQYRVVHSKQGKDGKAGNALVIHAYGKRGGTDYLRLGLNLSDDLSGDSTFNVGGSYRMNGINRLGAEWLTRLQIGDQQEIYSEFYQPLDVGSRYFVAPYLFNEAQNVEATDNDDPIAEYRLERYGYGLNLGRQIANNGEIRLGVAQAFGKADVRVGEQDLPNYHFNEGYAELKYSFDTMDNVDFPREGEDIQTSYREHTPSLGDDDRYRQWDIRLDKALSSGPNTWVLGGGYGRTLDDADVVVSSFLLGGARQLSGYRQDAIAGQNYSLGRVIYYRRMTERSFLPLDFPFYLGGSLERGRVWNNDNSYDTGYINAGSILMGFETPLGPLSFSYGLNDADEHAMYINLGRNF; this is encoded by the coding sequence ATGCGCCGACTGCTGTTCGCCCTCCTCCTCCTCCTTCCCCTCGGCACCCTGGCGGCGAACACTCCGCCGAAGATCGGCCTGGTCCTTTCCGGCGGCGCGGCGCGAGGGCTGGCACACATCGGCGTGCTCAAGGCGCTGGACGAACAGGGTATTCATGTCGACGCCATCGCCGGCACCAGCATGGGCGCGGTGATCGGCGGGCTCTATGCGGCCGGCTACACGCCCGCGGAGCTGGAACAACTGGCCCTGGGACTGGACTGGAAGGAAGCGCTGTCCGACTCGCCGCCGCGGGTGGATGTGCCATTCCGCCGCAAACAGGACGACCGCGACTTCCTGGTGAAGCAGAAACTCAGCTTCCGCGACGACGGTACCCTCGGCCTACCGCTTGGGGCGATCCAGGGGCAGAACCTGTCGATGCTGCTGGAGAGCCTGTTGGTGCACACCAGCGATACCCGCGACTTCGACCAATTGGCGATCCCGTTCCGTGCGGTGGCCACCGACATATCCACCGGCGAGAAAGTCGTGTTCAGCAAGGGCCACCTGCCCCAGGCGATCCGCGCCAGCATGTCGATCCCGGCGGTGTTCGCGCCGGTGGAGGTCAACGGCAAGCTGCTGGTGGACGGCGGCATGATCGACAACATCCCGGTAGACGTGGCGCGGCAGATGGGCGTCGACGTGGTGATCGTCGTCGACATCGGCAACCCGCTGCTCGACCGCAAGCAGTTGACCACCGTGGTGGACATGCTCAACCAGTCCGTCACCCTGATGACCCGCAAGAATTCCGAGGCGCAACTGGCCACGCTGAAGTCCAGCGACATCCTCGTGCAACCGCCGCTCAGCGGCTATAGCTCCACCGATTTCGGCCGCGTATCGCAGCTGATCGACGCCGGTTATCGCGCCACCAGTATCCTCGCCCCGCGGCTGACCACGCTGCGCAAACCGGCCGATAGCCAGACCGTCGCGCTGGGCGAAGCGCGCACCCTGGGCGAACGGCAGCCGGTGATCGATCGCATCGAGGTGGAGAACAATTCCAAGGTCAGCGACGACGTCATCCTCCACTACATCCGCCAGCCCCTGGGCGAGCGCCTGGACCTGGAGCGCCTGCAGCGCGACATGAGCACGCTCTATGGCCTGGACTACTTCGACCAGGTGCAGTACCGCGTGGTGCACAGCAAGCAAGGCAAGGATGGCAAGGCCGGCAACGCGCTGGTCATCCACGCCTATGGCAAGCGTGGCGGCACCGACTACCTGCGCCTGGGCCTGAACCTCTCGGACGACCTGAGTGGCGACAGCACCTTCAACGTCGGCGGCAGCTACCGCATGAACGGCATCAACCGCCTCGGCGCGGAATGGCTGACGCGCTTGCAGATCGGCGACCAGCAGGAAATCTACAGCGAGTTCTACCAGCCGCTGGATGTGGGCTCGCGCTACTTCGTCGCGCCCTACCTGTTCAACGAGGCGCAGAACGTCGAGGCCACCGACAACGACGACCCCATCGCCGAGTACCGCCTGGAGCGCTACGGCTACGGGCTGAACCTGGGCCGGCAGATCGCCAACAACGGTGAAATCCGCCTCGGCGTGGCGCAGGCCTTCGGCAAGGCGGACGTCCGGGTCGGCGAGCAGGACCTGCCCAACTACCACTTCAACGAAGGCTACGCGGAGCTGAAATACTCCTTCGACACCATGGACAACGTGGACTTCCCCCGCGAAGGCGAGGACATCCAGACCTCCTACCGCGAGCACACGCCGTCACTGGGCGACGACGATCGCTACCGGCAGTGGGACATCCGCCTGGACAAGGCACTGAGCAGCGGACCGAACACCTGGGTCCTGGGCGGTGGATACGGCCGCACGCTCGATGACGCCGACGTGGTGGTGTCCAGCTTCCTGCTTGGCGGCGCCCGGCAACTCTCCGGCTATCGCCAGGACGCCATCGCAGGGCAGAACTACAGCCTGGGGCGGGTCATCTACTACCGGCGCATGACGGAGCGCTCGTTCCTGCCATTGGACTTCCCCTTCTACCTGGGCGGCAGCCTGGAACGCGGTCGGGTGTGGAACAACGACAACAGCTACGACACCGGCTACATCAACGCCGGCAGCATCCTGATGGGCTTCGAGACACCGCTGGGTCCGCTGTCCTTCAGCTACGGCCTGAACGACGCCGACGAGCACGCCATGTACATCAACCTGGGGCGGAATTTCTGA
- a CDS encoding FimV/HubP family polar landmark protein → MTSDELVAKLANPVDFENAGVDRFVFLQNLRFTPVIRNGRGYIKVVSTQPVHEPYLNFLLAVERPNGRLLREYTVLLDPPEYSANRSVAASVGISESAPVRSSSYRSAPVRSAPAQPPLPAGDGRYTTVRNDTLWKITSHLSGSGASRSQLMDSIVTLNPQAFVNGDPHRLKVGQTLVLPQGQQFAGTASAPSTQPTVAAPPASASVPAAAPESAVGTASAPDNASAPASAAIAPAPTGDLAKVEADLLIANAQRDQLNQRMDDMQKQLESLQQALQSRDQQVQSLQAELGRRQDAPSAAAPAADASSANTATGAAPATPAAVAPQASPAQDVQQAPTAQPAATTADSGFNYWPWLGAGALGALLIGLLVARRKRNDKPVEKPPVQAAAAEPIRPLPPAKPLAAAVVAPVPIPHPVVIATPEAGVARLPAASADSLEGADIYIAYGRFNQARDMLRKAVAAEPQRRELRIKLLMVLAELGDVIGFHEEERSLVAIGGDQKQIDQLKSRYPAMLARPEDELQGPTGETLTDWDDLELGDVAEPVPAAAPQASAADDQADFAMNLSDLSLDLDWDKLDNPFESPKQGKVAAKVEQGVPTDFRSNLHELPEITELDLGEHGEMFGQGRKAQAVDDDLSFELPDDLGSEHDELLASLDRARACIDQGNLEEAYRILKQVIENGDSKAKAEARELLALIA, encoded by the coding sequence ATGACCTCCGACGAATTGGTCGCCAAGCTGGCCAACCCCGTCGATTTCGAGAACGCCGGCGTCGATCGCTTCGTGTTCCTGCAGAACCTGCGTTTCACTCCGGTGATCCGCAACGGTCGCGGCTACATCAAGGTGGTCTCGACCCAACCGGTTCACGAGCCCTACCTGAATTTCCTGCTGGCGGTGGAGCGACCCAACGGTCGCCTGCTGCGCGAATACACCGTGCTGCTCGATCCGCCGGAGTACAGCGCCAACCGCAGCGTGGCCGCCAGCGTGGGCATCAGCGAAAGCGCGCCAGTGCGTTCCTCCTCCTACCGCTCGGCGCCGGTACGCAGTGCGCCCGCGCAGCCGCCGCTGCCGGCGGGGGACGGTCGCTATACCACCGTACGCAACGACACCCTGTGGAAGATCACCTCGCATTTGAGCGGTTCCGGCGCGTCCCGTAGCCAGTTGATGGACAGCATCGTCACGCTCAATCCGCAGGCATTCGTCAATGGTGACCCGCACCGCCTGAAGGTTGGCCAGACGCTGGTCCTGCCGCAGGGGCAGCAGTTCGCCGGCACCGCCAGCGCACCGTCCACCCAACCGACAGTTGCCGCGCCGCCGGCAAGTGCGAGCGTCCCCGCTGCTGCGCCGGAAAGCGCCGTTGGCACAGCGTCGGCTCCGGACAACGCTTCGGCACCGGCTTCAGCCGCCATCGCGCCGGCGCCCACGGGCGACCTGGCGAAGGTGGAGGCCGATCTGCTGATCGCCAATGCCCAGCGCGACCAGTTGAACCAGCGCATGGACGACATGCAGAAACAGCTGGAGTCGCTGCAGCAGGCGCTGCAAAGCCGCGACCAGCAGGTTCAGTCCCTGCAGGCTGAGCTGGGCCGTCGTCAGGACGCACCGTCGGCCGCCGCGCCCGCTGCCGATGCTTCCAGCGCCAATACGGCAACCGGTGCCGCGCCGGCTACCCCGGCCGCAGTCGCGCCGCAAGCCTCGCCGGCACAGGACGTTCAGCAAGCGCCGACCGCCCAACCGGCCGCCACTACCGCCGACTCCGGGTTCAATTACTGGCCGTGGCTGGGCGCCGGGGCTCTGGGCGCATTGCTCATCGGTCTGCTCGTGGCACGCCGCAAGCGCAACGACAAGCCGGTGGAGAAACCGCCGGTCCAGGCTGCTGCCGCCGAACCGATCAGGCCGCTTCCGCCGGCCAAGCCGCTGGCTGCCGCAGTGGTCGCGCCGGTACCGATTCCGCATCCGGTGGTGATTGCCACGCCGGAGGCTGGCGTCGCTCGCCTGCCTGCCGCCAGCGCCGACAGCCTGGAAGGCGCCGATATCTACATCGCCTACGGCCGCTTCAACCAGGCCCGCGACATGCTGCGCAAGGCCGTGGCCGCCGAGCCGCAACGCCGCGAGCTGCGGATCAAGCTGTTGATGGTGCTGGCGGAACTGGGTGATGTGATCGGTTTCCACGAGGAAGAGCGCAGCCTGGTGGCCATCGGTGGCGACCAGAAGCAGATCGACCAGTTGAAGTCCCGCTATCCGGCCATGCTGGCTCGTCCCGAGGACGAACTGCAGGGCCCCACTGGCGAGACCCTCACCGATTGGGACGACCTGGAACTGGGCGATGTCGCCGAGCCGGTACCGGCCGCCGCTCCGCAGGCTTCTGCAGCTGACGACCAGGCCGATTTCGCGATGAACCTCAGCGATCTTTCGCTGGATCTGGATTGGGACAAGCTCGACAACCCCTTCGAGTCGCCCAAGCAGGGCAAGGTCGCGGCCAAGGTCGAGCAGGGCGTGCCGACGGATTTCCGCAGCAACCTGCACGAGCTGCCGGAAATCACCGAGCTGGACCTGGGCGAGCATGGCGAGATGTTTGGCCAGGGCCGCAAGGCGCAGGCGGTGGACGATGACCTGAGCTTCGAGCTGCCGGACGATCTGGGCAGCGAGCACGACGAGCTGCTGGCCAGCCTCGACCGCGCCCGCGCCTGCATCGACCAGGGCAACCTGGAGGAGGCCTATCGCATTCTCAAGCAGGTCATCGAGAACGGCGACTCCAAGGCCAAGGCCGAAGCCCGCGAGTTGCTGGCGCTGATTGCCTGA
- the slyA gene encoding transcriptional regulator SlyA → MSDNDKHYFGTQLAQASRAWRAELDRRLSHLGLSQARWLVLLHLARHSAAPTQRELAQSVGVEGPTLARLLDGLEAQGLVRRQAVAEDRRAKRIALTPKADVLITDIENIAAAVRNEVLAGISEEEIALCQKTLSRILGNLERN, encoded by the coding sequence ATGTCAGATAACGATAAGCACTACTTCGGTACCCAACTGGCCCAGGCTTCGCGTGCGTGGCGAGCTGAACTCGACCGCCGCCTCAGCCATCTCGGGCTTTCCCAGGCGCGCTGGCTGGTGCTGCTGCACCTCGCGCGCCACTCCGCCGCACCGACCCAGCGTGAGCTGGCCCAGTCGGTCGGTGTCGAAGGGCCGACCCTGGCGCGCCTGCTCGACGGTCTCGAAGCCCAGGGGCTGGTCCGCCGCCAGGCAGTGGCCGAGGATCGCCGCGCCAAGCGCATCGCGCTGACGCCCAAGGCGGATGTCCTGATCACCGATATCGAGAACATCGCCGCCGCCGTGCGCAACGAAGTGCTGGCAGGGATTTCCGAAGAGGAAATCGCTCTGTGTCAGAAAACGCTCAGTCGGATTCTCGGCAATCTCGAGCGAAATTGA
- a CDS encoding DUF2804 domain-containing protein codes for MQQLIQPNGQPHYGIFPTTPATINHRDFDFRSPMGRRLGALSKWRSFHQFQYFGLISPTLIGGCALADLSLLSIGFVYLYHPESGRMIERQFKCPLGKGSSFSQNPNDGVCELRQGRNLLRLENGSSPLEKRLLVELDDGTRIDARFSEEQPAFEPMSICTPTAVNGWVYARKVAGVHCQGEVRSALGNYDLRALDAYAHHDWSAGYMRRETFWNWACLSGEAQGQRIGLNLSCGVNETSFTENCYWLDGRLVKVDTVRFDFDRDHPLKPWTIRSFDGQVDLRFEAHGLHQERLNLGVLASNFKQIFGRFSGVLKPAGQAEVRIDNLWGFVEDQYAKW; via the coding sequence ATGCAGCAGCTGATCCAGCCCAACGGCCAACCGCACTACGGCATCTTTCCCACCACTCCGGCAACGATCAACCATCGCGATTTCGACTTCCGCTCGCCCATGGGCCGTCGCCTCGGCGCGCTGAGCAAGTGGCGCAGCTTCCACCAGTTCCAGTATTTCGGCCTGATCAGCCCGACGCTGATCGGCGGCTGCGCGCTGGCGGATCTCAGCCTGCTATCCATCGGCTTCGTCTACCTCTACCACCCCGAGAGCGGGCGGATGATCGAACGGCAGTTCAAATGCCCGCTGGGCAAAGGCTCGAGCTTCTCGCAGAACCCCAATGACGGCGTCTGCGAACTGCGCCAGGGGCGCAACCTGCTGCGCCTGGAGAATGGCTCCTCGCCACTGGAGAAACGCTTGCTGGTGGAGCTGGACGACGGCACGCGCATCGATGCGCGCTTCAGCGAGGAGCAGCCGGCCTTCGAACCCATGAGTATCTGCACCCCGACGGCGGTCAACGGCTGGGTCTATGCGCGCAAGGTCGCGGGCGTGCACTGCCAGGGCGAGGTGCGCAGCGCACTGGGCAACTACGACCTGCGCGCGCTGGACGCCTACGCACACCACGACTGGTCCGCCGGCTACATGCGCCGCGAGACCTTCTGGAACTGGGCCTGCCTGTCCGGTGAGGCGCAGGGGCAGCGGATCGGCCTGAACCTGTCGTGCGGCGTCAACGAAACCAGCTTCACCGAGAACTGCTACTGGCTGGATGGCCGGCTGGTGAAGGTCGATACAGTGCGCTTCGACTTCGACCGCGATCATCCGCTCAAGCCATGGACCATCCGTTCCTTCGACGGCCAGGTCGATCTGCGCTTCGAAGCCCACGGCCTGCACCAGGAACGGCTGAACCTCGGCGTGCTGGCGAGCAACTTCAAGCAGATCTTCGGGCGCTTCAGCGGCGTGCTGAAACCGGCGGGGCAGGCGGAAGTACGGATCGACAATCTGTGGGGCTTCGTCGAAGACCAATATGCGAAATGGTGA
- a CDS encoding diguanylate cyclase → MNVTQQSWLDDVRSNPYAEQLSRGFRRLRFEPELEAQYRQYLLEDNFDLKRTALCIGVLIWLALAAIDFLLIQGPEHWQMLAVRIGVLVLLTVCGALILQRRHIHLLVPLSLACILSVGIGAAAIAGIAHRVDPTYPYEGLLLVSMAAYFLIGLRFAEAVASALVIFLAYVGFELYAALPLPKLISNVVFLFFGNLVGAVGCYLLDYKSRQHFLISRLLKVMAEHDSLTGLHNRRSFNRQLERLWRQAQRESVGLALLLCDVDHFKAYNDRYGHQAGDGVLQRIGEVLAASARRPLDMAVRLGGEEFAVLLYGASEREARERAEVVRHSVQQLGIAHEGSLTAEEVTLSIGVSCLWPETGHPLRSIYEHADRALYEAKAFGRNQVVA, encoded by the coding sequence GTGAACGTGACACAACAAAGCTGGTTGGACGACGTGCGCTCCAACCCCTATGCCGAGCAGCTCTCCCGGGGCTTCCGCCGTCTGCGCTTCGAGCCTGAGCTCGAGGCGCAGTACCGTCAGTATCTGCTGGAAGACAACTTCGATCTCAAGCGCACGGCGCTGTGCATCGGCGTCCTGATCTGGCTGGCGCTGGCGGCCATCGACTTTCTCCTGATCCAGGGGCCGGAGCACTGGCAGATGCTCGCCGTGCGCATCGGTGTGCTGGTGCTGCTGACTGTGTGCGGCGCGCTGATACTGCAGCGCCGGCATATTCACCTGCTGGTGCCGCTCAGCCTGGCCTGCATCCTCAGCGTTGGCATTGGCGCCGCCGCTATCGCCGGCATCGCCCACCGGGTCGATCCAACCTATCCCTATGAAGGCTTGCTGTTGGTCAGCATGGCCGCCTATTTCCTCATCGGCCTGCGCTTCGCCGAAGCGGTGGCCAGTGCCCTGGTGATCTTCCTCGCCTACGTGGGATTCGAACTGTATGCCGCGCTGCCGCTACCCAAACTGATCAGCAACGTGGTGTTCCTGTTCTTCGGCAACCTGGTCGGCGCAGTGGGTTGCTACCTGCTGGACTACAAGTCCCGCCAGCATTTCCTGATCAGCCGCCTGCTGAAGGTGATGGCCGAGCACGACAGCCTCACCGGCCTGCACAACCGCCGCAGCTTCAACCGCCAGTTGGAGCGCCTGTGGCGCCAGGCGCAACGGGAGAGCGTGGGGTTGGCGCTGCTGCTCTGCGATGTCGATCACTTCAAGGCCTACAACGATCGCTATGGCCATCAGGCCGGCGATGGTGTGTTGCAGCGCATCGGCGAAGTGCTTGCCGCCAGCGCCCGACGCCCGCTGGACATGGCCGTGCGCCTGGGCGGCGAGGAGTTCGCCGTGCTGCTCTATGGCGCCAGCGAACGCGAGGCGCGGGAACGAGCCGAAGTGGTCAGGCATTCGGTGCAGCAGTTGGGTATCGCCCATGAGGGGTCGCTGACGGCGGAGGAGGTGACGCTGTCGATCGGTGTGTCCTGCTTGTGGCCCGAGACCGGGCATCCGCTGCGCAGCATCTACGAGCATGCTGACCGGGCGCTATACGAGGCCAAGGCATTCGGGCGCAACCAGGTCGTGGCTTGA